One segment of Dama dama isolate Ldn47 chromosome 15, ASM3311817v1, whole genome shotgun sequence DNA contains the following:
- the KCNK18 gene encoding potassium channel subfamily K member 18, with the protein MEAAGLPQAKRCYWEALEKLSPRLCFLCSLVTYALVGAAVFSAIEGSQDLRAEDPEFEEFLEKLCGILKCNSTVEEGRKRDLEKLLQKVKPQWFSTSADWSFLSSLFFCCTVISTVGYSHVYPVTRLGKYLCMLYALFGIPLMFLVLTDIGDILATILSTSYNQFRRLSFLPAPLPKWCSGRSCKSRPDSRPADEVLPHVVIHDPELPAAKPAPAAPSSNMELFERLLAREKDSTLQVPPLAMERSTSCPELGSGRLSNSIISNLDEVGRQVERLDVPLPVIALVVFAYISCAAAVLPIWEKQLNFENAFYFCFVTLTTIGFGDIMLEHPHFFLFFSIYIIIGMEIVCIAFKLVQNRLVHLYKTLILFFANGRLSSPVKK; encoded by the exons ATGGAGGCTGCGGGGCTTCCCCAAGCGAAGAGGTGCTACTGGGAGGCCCTGGAGAAGCTCTCCCCTCGCCTCTGTTTTCTCTGCTCCCTGGTGACCTACGCACTGGTGGGCGCTGCGGTCTTCTCGGCCATCGAGGGCAGCCAGGACCTACGGGCAGAGGACCCGGAGTTTGAGGAGTTCTTGGAGAAGCTCTGTGGCATCCTGAAATGTAACAGCACAG TTGAGGAAGGCCGGAAGCGGGACCTCGAGAAGCTGCTGCAGAAGGTGAAGCCCCAGTGGTTTTCCACGTCTGCAGACTGGTCCTTCCTCAGCTCACTCTTTTTCTGCTGCACGGTCATCAGCACAGTGG GTTACAGCCACGTCTACCCCGTCACCAGGCTCGGCAAGTACCTGTGCATGCTCTACGCTCTCTTTGGCATCCCGCTGATGTTCCTGGTCCTCACGGACATAGGCGACATCCTGGCCACCATCTTATCCACGTCCTATAATCAATTCCGAAGACTCTCCTTCCTCCCAGCTCCCCTTCCCAAGTGGTGCTCCGGACGCTCCTGCAAAAGCCGACCGGACTCCCGTCCCGCAGATGAAGTCCTCCCGCACGTGGTCATCCATGACCCGGAGCTCCCGGCCGCCAAACCTGCCCCCGCGGCCCCAAGCAGCAACATGGAGCTGTTCGAGAGACTTCTGGCACGGGAGAAAGACAGCACCCTCCAGGTGCCCCCTCTGGCCATGGAGAGGAGCACGTCGTGTCCCGAGCTGGGGTCCGGAAGGCTCTCGAACTCCATCATCAGCAACCTGGATGAGGTGGGGCGGCAGGTGGAGAGGCTGGACGTCCCCCTCCCCGTCATCGCCCTCGTGGTCTTCGCCTACATTTCCTGCGCGGCCGCCGTCCTTCCCATCTGGGAGAAGCAGCTGAACTTTGAAAACGCCTTCTACTTCTGCTTCGTCACGCTGACCACCATTGGGTTCGGGGACATCATGCTGGAACACCCTCACTTCTTCTTGTTCTTCTCCATTTACATCATCATTGGGATGGAGATTGTGTGCATTGCTTTCAAGCTAGTGCAGAACAGGCTGGTTCACCTCTATAAAACTCTCATACTCTTCTTTGCAAACGGGAGGCTTTCCAGTCCTGTCAAAAAGTGA